The sequence below is a genomic window from Carassius gibelio isolate Cgi1373 ecotype wild population from Czech Republic chromosome A17, carGib1.2-hapl.c, whole genome shotgun sequence.
ttttaaaaaaaccATTAGGGCTGGGGGCCTTTAGATTTTCTTGTGGACAATGGAGAGGCTTGGAATCAACCGGATTCAGAATCACTGATCTAAAGTGATGTCTGAGTAGATGCAAATACGTAATCGGGGTGAAACATTAACTGAAAGTGAACCATTTAGGTCTGCAAATTCTTACCAAAGTGTTTGTCCTCCTTGTAAGAGGGGCTGTATCCAGCTTCACAGGACATATCACAGTTAGGAGTGTCTCCACCCTCTCCGGTACAAGGAGGGCGACTGCCATTCACATGATGCTCACAGGGTTCAATGGTGTATGGACGGCAGCCTAAATACAAATCAAGTTATATTAGGTTCCAGGTTTCCCGATCAATCATATTATCAGGGAAGTCACCAACCAATATGGGAGTTATAGAGTCCACCGCTGACCAGACCGTCAGAGCTCCAGAAATTCCAAGCAGCAGAGGGGTATCCACCGTCACATCtgagaataaaacataaaatttccATCTAGTGTGCCAATTAAAGTGCTAAATCTGGAAGTGATTTGCAGTCAGCAATTGCATAACTAGGGTTTTAGAGTGGcttcagattttaaaagtcatGTAGTGCATTCCAACATTTGGCCAAGCAACTGCATTAAACTAAAACACCAAATGCATGAGGACGAAAGTCAAAAATAGCTTCTGCAGTCTTGACATTGTTAAATCAATTGAGACATACATGACAATAACTGCATTTAATGCCATCATAATTGCCTAGTGTTATCCAGAACACATTAGAGCGCTCCTGTAGCTGCAGTGACATCACAGCATTGTCCAACTTACCCAAAGCCACAGCGGTCACAGCAGGTAAGCAGGTCCTGAGCGGAGATCTCCACACTCACTTTGGCATTGCTGTGGATGCAGATTCTGTCAGATATGGCTTCAGCAGCGCCAAATGCCTGCAAAGACAATGAAGATGCTCAAAACATGAAATGCATAAGTAATGGAAATCTAAGGTTGTATTGCAACCACCAGAGAGAAGCCCTCACCCAGCATGAACCACAAGAGCCCTGGTCTCTGATCTCTTTAAGAGTGGGGCAGTTGGGCCACTGCTCTCTGGGGTCAAATTTAGCGGGGAGCTTGAGGTCATCAGCATACTGTACCCTGGTTAAAGACAAGGTAAGATTTGTTATACCAGAATGCAGATAAATAGAAGGAAATCttaatagcatcatatgaccgtAGTCATATGTATACCATGACGGAAATGAAAGTTGCACttccttttttattcttttcaatTCACTTTTCACCACATACACACGTCTACTGAACTCACATGACGGGGAGTTTCGGTCCTTTCAGCAGTGTCCCACACAGCCTCTTCACATAGCTGTAGTCTACATCATGGAAGTTGTGTCCAGCCTATAGGCAAAATAAGTTTAATGTGAAATTATGCTATGGGCGCTAAAACTAAAATGCCTCAATACAAAGCCTTTTCCAATACTGGCTCATTTATCCTCACTAGGATGCGGTTTAGGAAATCAGTGTATAGAACAGCTTCTTACCTTCCAAGTAGTGTTTGCTTTATTGATGAAGTTTACCATCTCATGGGAGAGGGGAGCTAGGCGAGGTCGAGCCCAGCTAACCGAAAGGGCTGAGACCACGCACAGGAAAGCCAGCCGCCACATTCTGGAACACAAATTAAACCTCACTTACATACAGAAAGGTGGCTTTACGTTTAAGTCGAACAGTCGAAAAATCCTACTTTAACCACTCTTAGATGCAAACTGCAGCTTAAACGCTGCATCTATGCGGTTTCATGAATTACTTTAGCAAAATAAAGCTTTAAGTGCTAAACATCATAGCCTTGAATCAACATCAGTCAGGTGACCCATCAAGAACGGTTCTCTAACTCCAGATGAAACGGATCACTGACTGCTTACAGTAGTGTCCTCTTCAGACTGCAGTCATGCTGAAGTGAGAGCTCTAGacatgttaaaaataaacatgGTCAAGATTCCTAACAGTTATACAACCAGCCAAACAAGTCTTGATCAACTACTCTGGGTAAGAGGTCTACATTTTAGACACTTATTTTAAAGGGGGCCCCCTCACGCACTGGTTTAACAGTAGACGtggtttaaaaccattttaaaattaatgcatttagcatacgcttttatccaaagcgacttacagtgcattcaggctatcaatttttacacatCACTTTGTCCGCGTTACGGACTTGTACCACAATCTTGACAACTCAACTATAGTGAACGGTTGTCAAAGCACgcatttatcaatatattttttatttcttgaatTGCACTTCCTCCAAAAGGTCTAAAATGACGTCACCAGTCATaagatgtgtgtgtgagtcagcaGTTTACAGGAACAACCTGCTAAATTTGAGAAAGCCAGCCTACTCTGACCTCAAACCCCGCTGTAATCCGGAGGATTGATCAAAAACTGCTTCAAAAAGCATCAACACCAACAGAATCCAACTAACGTTATAAAACGTAGAACGCACAAATTAAATTGTTAGTGCAATTGAAAAGTATCAacttaaagaaaaactaaattaggCTGTTTGTGTTTGAAACCTAACGGTGTATTTATAAGTAAAAGAGCAGCGTATTGTCAATCCGAGAAACTGAAGCGTTCACTTGTGTTAAAACAAGCTCTGGTTTCCAGTTCTCCTGCTTTCGTTTTCAACTGCAGGCCTTTTAACTGTAAAACGAACGATGCATCCATTTCATAACAGATCAGGAAGGATCTTTGAAATGAAGATAAAGTCATACTATCCCGCTTTAATTGTTTCGCACTGTAATTTTCGCATGATAATATAAGATATGCTGCTTTACCGCCATGACATTTTTCTCATGTCTATCTGGAGATGAAATGATTAACTAAAACTACAATAACGCACGTccttgtcatttaaaaaaagattcttGGAACAAAAGTCCTAACGTTACCTGTCTTTTGTCTGCTTGCTGTCGTTCTCTTTGAAATGTGTGCCTCACTCCCCAAGAAACCCACTTGGCGGAAATAAACAACTTACGATGCACAGCACGCTGATGGCTTTATATCGCAACAACGGATCACGTGATGTCGTGGTCTCATGACTCTCACGTGATCAAATCTCTTTTCTTGAGTAATCGCGGTACTGTTTGTTAATTTAGTTTCGTGTGTAAATGTAGTGAATCGAATGGAAACCAAAGAAAATCATGCTCAAATCATCATGACATAAAAAATCTGTGGCATTAAGGGTCGAATTATTAGGTCATAATTTAGGATTTTTGTCTCaacttttatgtcataattacaGAAGTGcacttatttcaacattatttagATTCTGATTATTTGTTAtgaaagaggttttttttttcattattgtctgaatatttttttttcaactttgtttaacattttatagtgaaaataaatataaataaattagataaaaaaattaatacagttaTTAATAAACCAAACAAAGGCAAACAGAGATCAAGAAAACAGGTAAAAAGATAATCATATACGTACAATTCCCTTAAAtaacaaataagtaaaaaaaataattattatttatttattagctattattatttattttattttattttttgaaaaaaaaaaaaaagtttgggttTCATACTCGGTATGTGACGTCACATTGAGCGGCAGCCACCGAAAACTGATCGGAGAAATAACACACAATGGCCATAATAGCAGAAATAATATCACAAACTTTAGACGCTTTAGTGCAACGATGAAGAATTGAAAGGGGAGTGCGAGTCATGTCTACCTCTACTATTTTTCAGGactctttaatgttttattggaGAAAGCGGCATGTAAGTTATTTTTCGATTAATCATTCCTCCCCAAACCGTTATCTGTGCTTACTGAACATATTTTGGCAGCTGCGTCGGCATGTGGATGTGGTTTTAGCCTGTTTGGACATCTTTTATTATGAATTCAGTTTTGTTATTGCACATTATTGCTGCTAAGGTTTTACTGCATTTGAGCGCCTTTTCATGAATGGAGAGCAGGGGGCGTGTTCTGtccatattgtgtgtgtgtgtgtgtgtgtgtgagagagagagagagagagagagagagagagagagagagagagagtgtgtatgtgtgtatgatttagtgagtgacacacacacacacacacacacacacatgctttatcgttcagtaaaatgtaaaataagatgattttcatctattttgttaaaaaaaaaaactaaaaaaaaattcaccctgAGCAGTCAAACAAATGGCAATAACAAATTAAGATAATTAAAGATTAAatgctttcaaaaatatttaatcactGATGCAATCTTCATCAAATATGATACACAAGTCAGTCAGTGCTGAtttagttcagttcaataactgtgtaaagttcatcaataattaaatgcatccagttcagctataagcagctctacagaagacaatagttTTGTTATTCAGCTCGAGTCATTGTTTATTCAGTTCAGATCGGTTATAGTGTTGTTGTTGAAAATGGACTCTGTTGTTTGACTTTGCTGTTTATGTCATCACCTCTGGATGGGAGAGGGGAGGTGCTGCTGGCCTGGCTGACTCTGGCTCTGTGTCCGTCTGTCTCGGCTGTGCAGCTGCTCAGTCTGAAGTGGTACATCACTGATACAGAAAGATCCAAGCCTTCACTTCTGCTTGTGTACTGTCTGCATCTGCGTGGTCAAAAACGGTCTATCATTTAGAATTGGTTAAATTCAGTTATAAAGAAAGAGATGGAAAACTGTACTAAAATACTGTACAATATAATGATAGTGATATTTAATTGAGAAAAAAGTTAATGAGAACATGTTCAGATCACATTTAAGTCCAAACTCATGAAAATATCATAATGTAAAACATCAGAAAGTTCCTATAATAGGTTTAataggtttatttaaaaaatataacataaaaataataacaatgtatACATTATCATTCAAAGGTTGATCGAAAACATTATTTTCAGAAAGGGTGTTTTAAATTACaatcaaaagtgatggtaaagagacatttatattgttacatagatttttttgttccaaataaatgctgttttttaaccttctattcatcaaagaattgtgAACAAATGTAACCCAATTTCatcactgataaaaataagaaatgtttcttgagtatcaaatcagcatatcagaatgatttctgaaggatcatatgacactaaagactggagtaatgatgctgaaaatgcagctttgccaacacagaaataaattacatattttttttttttaaatacaaaatggttatttaaaactttaatgaTTTTTCACAGTTgaactgcatttttaatcaaaaacttAATGttctttcaacaaaaaaaaaaaaaaatcttactaacccacAAACTTTTGTAATTGagttaaaatatttatcatacaataggctgttgttgtttttttaatgccTGCAGGTTGTGGTGCTGCATGAAGTCTCAGGGTGGGCAGGTTAAGTTTTGTGCATTACTAATGCAGCAGGCTGATGTGTCTGTTAC
It includes:
- the LOC127933310 gene encoding cathepsin B, with product MWRLAFLCVVSALSVSWARPRLAPLSHEMVNFINKANTTWKAGHNFHDVDYSYVKRLCGTLLKGPKLPVMVQYADDLKLPAKFDPREQWPNCPTLKEIRDQGSCGSCWAFGAAEAISDRICIHSNAKVSVEISAQDLLTCCDRCGFGCDGGYPSAAWNFWSSDGLVSGGLYNSHIGCRPYTIEPCEHHVNGSRPPCTGEGGDTPNCDMSCEAGYSPSYKEDKHFGKTSYSVPSNQKDIMNELFKNGPVEGAFTVYEDFLLYKSGVYQHVSGSALGGHAIKILGWGEENGVPYWLAANSWNTDWGDNGYFKILRGEDHCGIESEIVAGIPM